A stretch of Natronococcus sp. CG52 DNA encodes these proteins:
- a CDS encoding hotdog family protein produces the protein MTRPTEGETHTFERAFTNDEVRQFADLSRDTQSRHTDPDPEGRLLVHGLLTATLPTKIGGDLEVLASSMTFEFRQPVYTGQSITCRWLYEDVVKREDRYDLTADVVCENGHGDTVLTATIEGIVWDDGSNDG, from the coding sequence ATGACCCGACCGACCGAGGGCGAAACCCACACGTTCGAGCGCGCGTTCACGAACGACGAGGTTCGGCAGTTCGCCGACCTCTCGCGGGACACCCAGTCCCGACACACCGATCCCGATCCGGAGGGACGACTGCTGGTACACGGACTGTTGACGGCGACGCTGCCGACGAAGATCGGCGGCGACCTCGAGGTACTGGCCTCGTCGATGACGTTCGAGTTTCGCCAGCCGGTCTACACCGGGCAGTCGATCACGTGCAGGTGGCTGTACGAGGACGTCGTGAAGCGCGAGGACCGCTACGACCTGACCGCGGACGTCGTCTGCGAGAACGGCCACGGAGACACCGTTCTCACGGCGACCATCGAGGGGATCGTCTGGGACGACGGGTCGAACGACGGTTGA
- a CDS encoding transcription factor S, with the protein MQFCDDCGSMMKADGDRMVCTNCDASSERESESEFVSTESQIDDDVIESTEDANFEGKPKATDVVCDECGNQEAWYTLKQTASADEPPTRFFKCTECGKRWRGYN; encoded by the coding sequence ATGCAGTTTTGCGACGACTGCGGCTCGATGATGAAAGCTGACGGCGACCGCATGGTCTGTACGAACTGCGACGCCTCGAGCGAGCGCGAGAGCGAGAGCGAGTTCGTCTCGACCGAATCGCAGATCGACGACGACGTGATCGAGTCCACCGAGGACGCGAACTTCGAGGGGAAGCCGAAGGCGACCGACGTCGTCTGCGACGAGTGTGGCAACCAGGAGGCCTGGTACACGCTCAAGCAGACGGCCTCGGCCGACGAGCCGCCGACGCGCTTTTTCAAGTGTACCGAGTGCGGAAAGCGCTGGCGTGGGTACAACTGA